A region of Chitinophaga flava DNA encodes the following proteins:
- the fbaA gene encoding class II fructose-bisphosphate aldolase, which produces MGKYRAGVLFGEELDALYNDAKDNGFAMPAVNVVGTNSVNAVLETAAKVNSPVIIQFSNGGAQFFAGKGMPNDKLQANIAGGISGAKHVHEVAKYYGVPVVLHTDHAAKKWLPWIDGLLTAGEEHFKLHGQPLYSSHMLDLSEEPIQENIEISHKYFERMNKLGMSIEIELGVTGGEEDGVDNSGVDNSKLYTQPEDVAYAYEVLSKVGSRFTVAAAFGNVHGVYSPGNVELRPVILHNSQEYIQQKFATKAKPVYYVFHGGSGSPKHQIAEALGYGVIKMNIDTDMQWAFWEGVHDFYEAKKDYLQAQLGNPEGADKPNKKYYDPRVWLRKGEETFVKRLEEAFQDLNCINRNK; this is translated from the coding sequence ATGGGAAAATACAGAGCTGGCGTATTATTCGGCGAAGAGCTGGATGCGCTGTATAACGATGCCAAGGACAACGGATTTGCTATGCCTGCCGTAAACGTAGTAGGAACCAACTCAGTTAATGCGGTACTGGAAACAGCTGCCAAAGTAAATTCACCGGTAATTATACAGTTTTCCAATGGTGGCGCCCAGTTTTTCGCTGGTAAAGGCATGCCTAACGATAAGCTGCAGGCCAACATTGCAGGTGGTATCTCCGGTGCAAAACATGTTCATGAAGTAGCTAAATATTATGGCGTTCCGGTAGTGCTCCATACCGACCATGCTGCCAAAAAATGGTTGCCTTGGATCGACGGATTGCTGACTGCGGGTGAAGAGCATTTCAAACTGCATGGACAGCCGCTCTACAGCTCCCACATGCTGGACTTGTCTGAAGAACCTATTCAGGAAAACATTGAGATTTCCCATAAATATTTCGAGCGCATGAACAAACTGGGCATGTCTATCGAAATCGAGCTGGGTGTGACTGGTGGTGAAGAAGATGGCGTGGACAACTCTGGTGTAGACAACTCCAAGCTGTATACTCAGCCTGAAGATGTGGCCTATGCTTACGAAGTATTATCCAAAGTAGGCAGCCGTTTTACTGTTGCTGCTGCATTTGGTAACGTACACGGTGTTTACAGCCCGGGTAACGTTGAGCTGCGTCCTGTAATCCTGCATAACAGCCAGGAATATATCCAGCAAAAATTCGCTACCAAAGCTAAACCGGTTTACTATGTATTCCATGGCGGTAGCGGTTCTCCTAAACACCAGATTGCTGAAGCACTGGGTTATGGCGTGATCAAAATGAACATCGATACGGATATGCAGTGGGCTTTCTGGGAAGGTGTACATGATTTCTACGAAGCTAAGAAAGACTACCTGCAGGCCCAGCTGGGTAATCCTGAAGGTGCAGACAAACCAAACAAAAAATACTATGATCCGCGTGTATGGCTGCGCAAAGGGGAAGAAACCTTTGTAAAACGTCTTGAAGAAGCGTTCCAGGATCTGAACTGTATCAACAGAAATAAATAA
- a CDS encoding methyltransferase family protein gives MNTLSSIIYMIWFLSEILLHRILRGGAAEDQKSKDKGSLAYIWIIILICINAAVYISFKTHFPIRQDGSNMNYIGLSIILLGMLLRFYAIASLGRLFTVVVTIRKDHHVKKDGIYAVLRHPSYAGSLLSFLGFGLSLNNWISLVVIFIPVLAAFIYRMDIEEKVLTEQFGTEYTDYMKHTSRIIPWIY, from the coding sequence ATGAACACGTTATCCTCTATTATCTACATGATTTGGTTTCTGTCAGAAATATTGCTGCATCGTATACTGAGAGGCGGAGCCGCCGAGGACCAAAAAAGCAAAGACAAGGGTAGTCTGGCCTATATCTGGATCATCATACTGATCTGTATCAATGCCGCTGTATACATTTCCTTTAAAACACATTTCCCTATCCGGCAGGATGGCAGTAACATGAACTATATCGGGCTCTCCATCATATTGTTGGGCATGCTGCTACGTTTCTATGCTATTGCCTCACTGGGCAGGCTTTTTACGGTAGTAGTCACCATACGTAAAGACCATCATGTGAAAAAAGATGGTATCTACGCCGTTCTCCGGCATCCTTCCTATGCCGGCTCTCTGTTATCATTTCTGGGCTTTGGTCTGTCGCTGAATAACTGGATAAGTCTGGTTGTCATTTTTATACCGGTACTGGCGGCCTTTATTTACCGGATGGATATTGAAGAAAAGGTACTGACAGAGCAGTTTGGCACGGAATACACCGACTACATGAAACATACCAGCAGGATTATTCCGTGGATTTATTAA
- the lpxK gene encoding tetraacyldisaccharide 4'-kinase encodes MLKYLKIPLYPFSLLYGLVMWIRNRFYDKGLLTAVEFDIPVIAAGNLSVGGTGKTPHVEYMIRLLKDQFKTATLSRGYNRRSSGYLLADEHSTASDIGDEPMQFHAKYPDIKVCVGEERMLAIPQLLGDEPETEVILLDDAFQHRSVKPGMNIMITEYNRLFTRDHVVPFGRLREGRSGYKRANCIIVSKCPPDMSLAEKAALEKEINPLPYQRLFFTTLQYGTLFDMTTGQPVNVSPSATVLLACGIARPEPLLEKLQQQFSKVYLLAFPDHYYYSEKDLAKIKKERDDLPGTEKIVITTEKDAVRLHLLKKELAEQNLQIAVMPVEISFLFGEADSFNNFIFDYVARHQPALGQ; translated from the coding sequence GTGCTCAAATACCTGAAAATACCATTATATCCCTTTTCCCTGCTGTATGGTCTGGTCATGTGGATACGCAACCGTTTTTACGATAAAGGGTTGCTGACTGCCGTGGAGTTTGACATACCAGTGATTGCAGCTGGTAACCTGTCAGTAGGTGGTACCGGCAAAACACCGCATGTGGAGTACATGATCCGGCTGCTCAAAGATCAGTTTAAAACGGCTACGCTCAGCCGTGGCTATAACCGGCGTAGCAGCGGATATCTGTTGGCTGATGAGCATAGCACCGCCTCAGATATCGGCGATGAGCCCATGCAGTTTCATGCCAAATACCCTGATATCAAGGTATGTGTAGGAGAGGAGCGGATGCTGGCCATTCCTCAGTTGTTGGGTGATGAACCGGAAACAGAAGTGATATTGCTGGATGATGCTTTCCAGCACCGTTCTGTCAAACCGGGCATGAACATAATGATCACAGAGTACAACCGCTTGTTCACCCGCGATCATGTGGTGCCTTTTGGCCGGCTGCGGGAAGGACGTAGCGGTTATAAACGGGCCAATTGTATCATTGTATCCAAATGTCCGCCCGATATGAGCCTGGCCGAAAAAGCAGCGCTGGAAAAAGAAATCAACCCATTGCCATATCAGCGGCTCTTTTTTACTACCTTGCAGTACGGGACCTTGTTTGATATGACTACCGGGCAGCCTGTCAATGTTTCCCCTTCAGCGACTGTGCTGCTGGCCTGTGGTATCGCCAGACCGGAACCTTTGCTGGAGAAGTTGCAGCAGCAGTTTTCAAAGGTATATCTGCTGGCTTTCCCCGATCATTACTATTATTCAGAAAAAGATCTTGCAAAAATCAAAAAAGAACGCGACGACCTGCCTGGCACGGAAAAGATTGTCATCACTACTGAAAAGGATGCAGTGAGATTGCATCTCCTCAAAAAAGAACTGGCAGAACAAAACCTGCAGATAGCTGTTATGCCAGTGGAAATTTCGTTCCTCTTCGGAGAAGCGGATTCATTTAATAACTTTATTTTTGACTATGTGGCCCGGCATCAGCCTGCCTTAGGTCAATAA
- the trxA gene encoding thioredoxin: MENLQTILQSGTPVLIDCFATWCGPCKMVPPILKEVKDKFGDTLRIIKIDIDKNQQLAAQWQISSVPTLLLFKEGQLAWRQSGVVPAHQLIPLLQPLI, from the coding sequence ATGGAAAACCTGCAAACGATCCTCCAATCTGGCACTCCCGTGCTGATTGACTGTTTTGCTACCTGGTGCGGTCCCTGTAAAATGGTACCACCCATTCTCAAAGAAGTAAAGGATAAATTCGGAGATACTCTCCGGATCATTAAAATAGACATTGACAAAAACCAGCAGCTGGCTGCCCAGTGGCAGATCAGCAGTGTTCCTACTCTGTTGCTTTTTAAGGAGGGGCAGCTAGCCTGGCGGCAAAGTGGGGTGGTACCGGCACATCAGTTGATACCGCTGTTACAACCGCTGATTTAG
- a CDS encoding 5-formyltetrahydrofolate cyclo-ligase, producing MITKKDIRKHFLEQRLNLTDAIAEDFNGRLLDNACRLNYEGVRLLHIFLPISEKKEVDTWPLAHWLRQQHPEIQLVLSKADMKTGDMYHYAWNVNTILVKNRFGIPEPEGGTEVAPETVDLVFVPLLAFDRQGHRVGYGKGMYDRFLHQCRQDVRTVGLSLFGPVDQITDTDTWDIPLQTVVTPDLIYQFKQP from the coding sequence ATGATCACCAAAAAGGATATACGAAAACATTTTCTGGAACAACGGTTAAACCTTACAGATGCTATTGCGGAAGACTTCAACGGGCGCCTGCTGGACAATGCCTGCAGACTGAACTACGAGGGAGTCCGCCTTTTACATATCTTTCTGCCCATCTCGGAAAAAAAAGAGGTCGATACCTGGCCCCTTGCTCACTGGCTGAGGCAGCAGCACCCGGAGATACAGCTGGTGTTATCCAAAGCAGACATGAAAACCGGTGATATGTATCACTACGCCTGGAATGTCAATACCATACTGGTAAAGAACCGGTTTGGCATCCCGGAGCCGGAGGGTGGTACAGAAGTGGCCCCGGAAACGGTAGACCTGGTGTTTGTACCTTTACTGGCTTTCGACCGGCAGGGTCATCGGGTAGGCTACGGCAAGGGAATGTATGACCGCTTTCTGCATCAGTGCCGCCAGGATGTGCGTACGGTAGGCCTTTCCCTGTTTGGGCCGGTAGACCAGATTACTGACACAGATACCTGGGATATCCCACTGCAAACAGTCGTAACCCCGGATCTTATTTATCAATTTAAACAACCTTGA
- a CDS encoding pyridoxal-phosphate dependent enzyme, which translates to MMKYAENILETIGHTPLVKLNRVTASLPCPVFAKVEFFNPGNSIKDRMAVKMVEVAEQKGLLKPGGTIIEGTSGNTGMGLALAAVIKGYKCIFTTTDKQSKEKVDILKAVGAEVIVCPTNVEPEDPRSYYSVSKRLATEIPNSFYVNQYDNLANRDAHYEQTGPEIWEQTDGKVTHLVVATGTGGTITGTGKFLKEKNPNIKVWAIDSYGSLLKKYFETGEIDMNEVYPYITEGIGEDFVPQNYDMGVIDAFTKVTDKDGAVMARRITKEEGIFVGYSAGSAIAGLMQLKDTLKPDDVVVVIFHDHGSRYVGKVYNDQWMMERGFLDVKTVKDIVNARRNMPLVTVNAEEKVSDAIAKMRKYDIEHIPVTNGNDIIGAVSESGLFNKLIDTPHLKDATIQEVMHAPFPMVNQDTPIEKLSVYINRENGAVMTKDESGDHHIVTKYDIIQALGR; encoded by the coding sequence ATGATGAAATATGCAGAAAACATTCTTGAAACGATAGGACACACCCCGCTGGTAAAACTGAACCGCGTAACCGCCTCCCTGCCATGTCCCGTGTTTGCTAAAGTAGAATTCTTTAATCCCGGAAACTCCATTAAAGACAGAATGGCTGTTAAGATGGTCGAAGTGGCAGAACAGAAAGGTCTGCTGAAACCTGGCGGCACCATCATCGAAGGTACCTCCGGCAATACCGGTATGGGCCTCGCCCTGGCCGCAGTCATCAAAGGATATAAATGTATATTCACCACTACCGACAAACAGTCCAAGGAAAAGGTAGACATCCTGAAAGCAGTAGGAGCTGAAGTGATTGTATGCCCTACCAACGTAGAACCGGAGGATCCCCGCTCCTATTATTCCGTGTCTAAAAGGCTGGCCACAGAGATACCCAACTCTTTTTATGTAAACCAGTACGACAACCTCGCCAACCGCGATGCTCACTATGAACAGACAGGCCCTGAGATCTGGGAACAGACTGATGGTAAAGTCACTCATCTCGTAGTAGCTACCGGCACCGGCGGTACCATCACCGGCACCGGCAAGTTCCTCAAGGAAAAAAATCCCAACATCAAAGTATGGGCGATCGATAGTTATGGCTCCCTGCTGAAAAAATATTTTGAAACGGGCGAGATCGATATGAATGAGGTATACCCTTATATCACAGAAGGCATCGGGGAAGACTTTGTGCCGCAGAACTATGATATGGGCGTGATTGATGCCTTTACTAAAGTGACCGATAAAGACGGCGCTGTCATGGCCCGCCGCATCACTAAAGAAGAAGGTATCTTTGTGGGCTACTCTGCCGGTTCTGCCATAGCAGGCCTGATGCAGCTGAAAGACACACTGAAGCCAGATGACGTAGTGGTAGTGATCTTCCACGACCATGGCAGCCGTTATGTAGGTAAAGTATATAATGACCAATGGATGATGGAACGCGGTTTCCTTGACGTTAAAACCGTGAAGGATATCGTGAACGCCCGCCGTAATATGCCACTGGTAACCGTTAACGCCGAAGAAAAAGTGAGCGATGCTATTGCCAAAATGCGGAAATACGACATTGAACATATTCCTGTTACCAATGGAAATGATATTATTGGTGCGGTATCCGAAAGCGGTCTATTCAACAAACTGATCGACACCCCACACCTGAAAGACGCCACCATACAGGAAGTAATGCATGCTCCTTTCCCGATGGTAAATCAGGATACTCCGATAGAAAAGCTGTCGGTGTATATCAACCGTGAAAACGGTGCCGTGATGACCAAAGATGAAAGCGGCGATCATCATATTGTAACGAAGTACGACATCATTCAAGCCCTGGGCCGTTAA
- the accD gene encoding acetyl-CoA carboxylase, carboxyltransferase subunit beta, producing the protein MSSWFKRIKQGISTSTSEKKEAPDGLWHKCPNCKKTATVKDLKEHFYVCDKCNYHNRINSGEYFEIIFDDNQFEELFSNIYPTDYLGFKDLKPYSDRLKEAQKKSGLKDAMTVAVGKVNSYDLVVACMDFTFIGGSMGSVVGEKISRAIDYCIVHKMPLMIISKSGGARMMESAFSLMQMAKTSAKLTQLANARLPYISLMTDPTTGGVTASYAMLGDFNIAEPGALIGFAGPRIIKETIKKDLPAGFQSAEFLLDHGFLDFIMDRKELKTRLSNVLSLFKN; encoded by the coding sequence ATGTCTAGCTGGTTTAAGCGAATTAAACAAGGCATCTCCACCTCCACCAGTGAGAAGAAAGAAGCTCCGGACGGATTGTGGCACAAATGTCCTAACTGTAAAAAAACCGCCACTGTTAAGGATCTGAAGGAGCATTTTTATGTTTGTGACAAGTGCAACTATCACAACCGTATTAACTCCGGTGAGTATTTTGAGATCATATTTGACGACAATCAGTTCGAGGAACTGTTCTCCAATATCTATCCAACCGATTACCTGGGCTTTAAAGATCTTAAACCTTATTCTGACAGGTTGAAAGAGGCTCAGAAAAAGTCAGGCCTGAAAGATGCCATGACTGTAGCCGTGGGTAAAGTAAACAGTTATGACCTCGTGGTAGCCTGTATGGATTTTACCTTCATCGGGGGCTCCATGGGTTCTGTAGTGGGAGAAAAGATTTCCCGTGCCATTGATTATTGTATCGTGCACAAAATGCCGTTGATGATCATCTCCAAGTCTGGTGGCGCCCGCATGATGGAGAGTGCCTTCTCCCTGATGCAGATGGCTAAAACATCCGCCAAACTGACACAGCTGGCCAACGCAAGACTGCCGTATATCTCCCTGATGACCGATCCTACCACCGGTGGTGTAACAGCCTCCTACGCTATGCTGGGCGACTTTAACATCGCTGAGCCAGGTGCCCTGATCGGTTTTGCCGGTCCGAGGATCATCAAGGAAACTATCAAAAAAGACCTCCCTGCTGGCTTCCAGAGTGCTGAGTTCCTGTTGGATCACGGTTTCCTGGACTTCATCATGGACAGAAAAGAATTAAAAACAAGGCTTAGCAACGTGCTTAGCCTCTTTAAAAACTAG
- the bioD gene encoding dethiobiotin synthase translates to MNRIFITGIGTGVGKTIVSACVTAALQADYWKPVQSGSEEGTDTQTVRSLVPEGITVCHQEAYVLKEPASPHLAARLEHVTIQTTEIIRQANQIQPVNRPLVIEGAGGLLVPLTDDVLTLDLIKDLHAGVIIAAQNYLGSINHSLLTAKVLQHAGVPVIGWIFGGDYHTNEEDVVRLSGYPMIGRIPFAQEVNRAFVQQQAQLLTAPLKALLA, encoded by the coding sequence ATGAATCGAATATTTATTACTGGTATAGGTACCGGTGTAGGAAAAACCATCGTATCCGCGTGTGTGACCGCTGCTTTACAGGCCGATTACTGGAAGCCCGTTCAATCCGGATCAGAAGAGGGCACTGACACACAGACAGTGCGGTCTCTGGTGCCGGAGGGTATCACTGTCTGCCATCAGGAAGCTTATGTATTGAAGGAGCCAGCCTCTCCTCATCTGGCTGCCCGCCTGGAACACGTTACCATACAAACTACTGAGATCATACGTCAGGCCAACCAGATACAACCTGTCAATCGGCCACTGGTGATAGAAGGTGCCGGTGGACTATTGGTTCCACTAACGGATGACGTATTGACACTGGACCTTATCAAGGACCTCCATGCCGGTGTGATCATTGCCGCACAGAATTATCTGGGAAGTATCAATCATAGTCTGCTTACAGCCAAAGTGCTGCAGCATGCAGGCGTTCCCGTTATAGGATGGATTTTTGGAGGAGATTATCATACGAATGAAGAGGATGTTGTGCGACTGAGCGGATACCCCATGATAGGCCGTATTCCGTTTGCTCAGGAGGTGAACAGGGCTTTTGTGCAACAACAGGCACAACTTTTGACAGCTCCCCTTAAGGCACTACTGGCATGA
- a CDS encoding alpha/beta fold hydrolase → MKKITYLILCLLSFETSSAGSLERNANDSMSYYNSFDGTRIHYTIRGKGNPVILVHGFITNGDSWPSTPLYDSLLQHGYKVITLDLRGNGTSGHPHDSLAYMNDAEAKDIIGLASWLQLSSYSVVGYSRGAIITARLLVKDPHVKCAVLGGIGTGFTDPAWPRRLKFYDALSGKDIPELAAMVKNVQAKGLDQRALALMQFGQPATTLAELAGIQQPVLVIGGDKDEDNDTGGSLAAMMPRGMHGTVTGDHNSVLRSPFFAGWVLDFLEKH, encoded by the coding sequence ATGAAAAAAATCACCTACCTTATACTGTGTCTGCTCTCCTTTGAAACATCGTCTGCTGGCTCGTTAGAACGAAATGCAAACGATTCCATGAGTTACTACAACTCCTTCGACGGAACCCGCATTCATTATACCATCCGGGGAAAAGGCAACCCGGTCATCCTCGTACATGGCTTCATCACCAACGGTGACTCATGGCCTTCCACACCGTTGTATGACTCACTATTGCAGCACGGCTATAAAGTAATCACACTCGACCTGCGCGGCAACGGCACTTCCGGCCATCCGCACGACAGCCTCGCCTACATGAACGACGCGGAAGCCAAAGATATCATCGGCCTCGCTTCCTGGCTGCAACTATCTTCGTATAGCGTAGTAGGTTACTCCCGTGGTGCTATCATCACCGCCCGTCTGCTGGTAAAAGATCCACATGTGAAATGCGCTGTACTCGGAGGCATTGGCACCGGTTTTACAGATCCTGCATGGCCCCGCCGCCTGAAATTCTATGATGCCCTCTCCGGTAAAGACATACCGGAACTGGCAGCCATGGTTAAAAACGTACAGGCTAAAGGGTTAGACCAGCGGGCACTGGCCCTTATGCAGTTTGGCCAGCCTGCCACTACACTCGCTGAATTGGCCGGCATACAACAACCTGTACTGGTGATCGGTGGAGATAAAGATGAAGATAATGATACGGGTGGCTCCCTCGCAGCCATGATGCCACGCGGTATGCACGGCACTGTAACCGGCGACCATAACAGCGTGCTGCGTTCTCCGTTCTTCGCCGGCTGGGTGCTCGACTTCCTGGAAAAACATTGA
- a CDS encoding helical backbone metal receptor, whose amino-acid sequence MFVDQLHRTITLAKAPERIISLVPSQTELLYTLGLDKEVVGITKFCIHPDSWFRTKTRVGGTKKINADVVRQLSPDLIIANKEENTADDVKALMEEYPVWVSNVQTLEDACDMMTGIGAITRRTTAASQLVQEVRYRFAALEPPVAPVPTAYLIWRDPWMAAGGDTFIHQMLHYCGLQNVFADTPRYPVVDADMLAASSCRLVLLSSEPYPFREKHIAEIQAILPEALILLVDGELFSWYGSRLLEAPAYFQSILQQVEVLR is encoded by the coding sequence ATGTTCGTAGATCAACTCCATCGTACTATCACGCTTGCGAAGGCACCGGAAAGGATTATCTCACTGGTGCCTTCGCAAACGGAGTTGTTGTACACGCTTGGACTCGACAAGGAAGTGGTAGGCATCACCAAATTCTGTATTCATCCCGACAGTTGGTTTCGCACCAAAACGCGGGTAGGCGGTACCAAAAAGATAAATGCCGATGTGGTCCGGCAACTCTCGCCCGACCTTATCATTGCTAACAAGGAGGAAAATACAGCCGATGATGTAAAAGCGCTGATGGAGGAATATCCGGTGTGGGTGAGCAATGTACAGACACTGGAAGACGCTTGTGATATGATGACGGGGATTGGTGCCATTACCCGAAGAACAACGGCTGCTTCGCAACTGGTGCAGGAAGTCCGCTATCGTTTTGCTGCGCTCGAGCCGCCGGTAGCGCCCGTTCCCACTGCTTATCTTATCTGGCGTGATCCCTGGATGGCTGCAGGCGGAGATACTTTTATCCACCAGATGCTGCACTATTGCGGGTTACAGAATGTTTTTGCCGACACGCCACGTTACCCGGTTGTGGATGCCGACATGCTGGCTGCCAGTTCATGCAGGCTGGTACTACTCTCTTCTGAGCCCTATCCTTTCAGGGAAAAACATATAGCCGAAATCCAGGCCATACTGCCGGAAGCCCTTATATTACTGGTAGACGGAGAGCTGTTTTCCTGGTACGGGAGCCGGTTGCTGGAAGCCCCTGCATATTTCCAATCTATTCTTCAGCAGGTGGAGGTACTTCGCTAA
- the smpB gene encoding SsrA-binding protein SmpB, with product MAELKNRSAYFEYAIEEKFIAGMVLTGTEIKSIRANRVSFNDSFCYFSKGELFVKSLHIAEYSHGTSANHDPLRERKLLLTKRELKKLENKIKERGYTIIPLRMFLSDKGLAKLEIGLGKGKKLYDKRESIKQRESDRDLRRMIK from the coding sequence ATGGCCGAATTAAAGAACAGATCAGCATATTTTGAGTACGCAATAGAAGAAAAATTTATTGCGGGAATGGTATTGACAGGAACAGAGATTAAGTCTATCCGTGCCAACAGGGTCAGTTTTAATGACTCCTTCTGTTACTTTTCCAAAGGAGAACTGTTTGTTAAAAGTTTACACATCGCCGAATATTCTCACGGTACCAGCGCCAACCATGACCCCCTGCGTGAAAGAAAACTGCTGCTGACCAAACGGGAACTGAAAAAACTCGAAAACAAGATAAAAGAACGGGGTTATACGATCATTCCCCTTCGTATGTTCCTTTCTGATAAAGGTCTTGCCAAACTGGAAATTGGTCTTGGTAAAGGTAAAAAGCTGTACGACAAACGCGAGTCTATCAAACAGCGGGAGTCTGACAGGGATTTACGCCGTATGATCAAATAA
- a CDS encoding tetratricopeptide repeat protein yields MKTISTPIRATTLLCVLSLLCCLWMSSCRSGEKLYNKGKYDDAVAAFVKKLQRRPQDATALRLLPEAYQQSQRLHEDRVNGFLRSNNQLKWESVRNEYRAMQRLYDLIHSAPAALQVVTPKDYRDAITGALENAAENRYDRGIALMNKGDKASARQAYEEFGAALKLVSNYRDAKNMMEEAFQAGIVHVVVSEIDVRSPYFQFSADQFRDYLVRTLQQRSINRFVVFHDERYARNENIQPDEYISLRFMDFVVGQTFVDRLQRDVQKEIVTGTTKDTSGKVINIYTTVKATLFITKKTVVSKGLLDYQITDTYNGKILRTDRIPGSYTWLNQFGTYRGDQRALSEEDKKQIGGRDELPPPPQDLFVEFTRPIYDQLERDLRSFYSRI; encoded by the coding sequence TTGAAAACGATAAGTACTCCTATCCGCGCTACCACACTCCTATGCGTGCTGTCATTGCTGTGCTGCCTATGGATGTCTTCCTGCAGATCCGGCGAAAAACTCTATAACAAAGGCAAATACGACGATGCAGTAGCTGCTTTTGTCAAAAAACTTCAACGCAGGCCCCAGGATGCCACCGCCCTGCGGCTCCTTCCGGAAGCTTACCAGCAATCTCAACGACTGCACGAAGACCGCGTCAATGGTTTCCTCCGTTCCAACAATCAGTTGAAATGGGAGTCTGTGCGCAACGAGTACCGCGCCATGCAAAGGTTGTACGATCTCATTCACAGCGCTCCTGCCGCCTTACAGGTAGTAACACCCAAAGATTATCGGGACGCCATTACCGGCGCACTGGAGAATGCCGCCGAAAACCGCTACGACAGAGGTATTGCACTGATGAATAAAGGCGATAAGGCCAGCGCAAGACAGGCTTATGAAGAATTCGGAGCCGCTCTTAAACTGGTCAGCAACTACCGCGACGCCAAAAACATGATGGAAGAAGCTTTTCAGGCCGGTATAGTCCATGTGGTAGTCAGCGAAATAGATGTACGCTCCCCCTACTTCCAGTTCAGCGCCGACCAGTTCAGGGATTACCTCGTACGTACCCTGCAACAGCGATCCATCAACCGCTTTGTGGTCTTTCATGACGAACGTTATGCCCGCAACGAAAACATACAGCCGGATGAATATATCTCCCTGCGATTCATGGACTTTGTAGTAGGCCAAACCTTTGTAGACCGCCTGCAACGTGACGTCCAGAAAGAGATCGTTACCGGCACTACCAAAGACACCAGCGGTAAAGTGATTAATATCTACACTACCGTCAAAGCCACGCTCTTTATCACTAAAAAAACAGTCGTGTCCAAAGGACTGCTGGACTACCAGATCACCGATACCTACAACGGAAAAATACTGCGGACAGACCGCATCCCCGGCAGCTACACCTGGCTTAACCAGTTTGGTACCTACAGGGGCGACCAACGAGCCTTAAGTGAAGAAGACAAAAAACAGATCGGTGGCAGAGACGAACTTCCCCCTCCCCCGCAAGACCTGTTCGTAGAATTCACTCGTCCTATCTACGACCAACTGGAAAGGGATTTAAGGAGTTTTTATAGCAGAATATAA